The following coding sequences are from one Hippopotamus amphibius kiboko isolate mHipAmp2 chromosome 9, mHipAmp2.hap2, whole genome shotgun sequence window:
- the TIRAP gene encoding toll/interleukin-1 receptor domain-containing adapter protein, translating to MASSTSSPAPHSRSKKPLGKMADWFRQALSKKPTKTPVSPESPPGDVSQPSSSNSPPPVGPSSEASPSPPPTHMGADGSSSGSSSGSSSGRWSKDYDVCVCHSEEDLAAAQELVSYLEGSAASLRCFLQLRDATPGGAIVSELCQALSSSHCRVLLITPGFLRDPWCKYQMLQALSEAPGAEGRTIPLMSGLSRDAYPAELRYMYFVDGRGPDGGFRQVKEAVVRYLQTLS from the exons ATGGCATCGTCAACCTCCTCCCCGGCTCCTCACTCCAGGTCCAAGAAGCCTCTGGGCAAGATGGCTG ACTGGTTCAGGCAGGCCCTGTCGAAGAAGCCCACGAAGACGCCCGTCTCCCCAGAAAGCCCCCCCGGTGACGTTTCACAGCCGAGCTCATCGAACAGCCCCCCACCCGTGGGCCCCAGCTCGGAAGCGTCTCCCAGCCCGCCACCCACACACATGGGCGCGGACggcagcagcagtggcagcagcagtggcagcagcagcGGCCGCTGGAGCAAGGactatgatgtgtgtgtgtgccacagCGAGGAGGACCTGGCGGCCGCACAGGAGCTGGTCTCCTACCTGGAGGGCAGCGCCGCCAGCCTGCGCTGCTTCCTGCAGCTTCGCGACGCGACCCCCGGCGGCGCCATCGTGTCCGAGCTGTGCCAGGCGCTGAGCAGCAGCCACTGCCGCGTGCTGCTCATCACCCCCGGCTTCCTCCGGGACCCGTGGTGCAAGTACCAGATGCTGCAGGCGCTGAGCGAGGCCCCCGGGGCGGAGGGCCGCACCATCCCCCTGATGTCAGGCCTCAGCAGAGACGCCTACCCCGCCGAGCTCCGATACATGTACTTCGTGGACGGCCGGGGTCCCGACGGTGGCTTTCGCCAAGTCAAGGAGGCTGTCGTGCGGT ATCTGCAGACTCTCAGCTGA